Proteins encoded by one window of Streptomyces sp. NBC_01571:
- the dpdK gene encoding phospholipase D-like domain-containing protein DpdK has product MRRITTAGAGETRQLTDLLQNLLVSELLAPSSRLWVLSPWISDIVVIDNASGQFKSVLPALPARPIRLTEVLIELARRGSDVRVIMRDEPRNAVTGQRLTDLAPVGPRPTLLIRNTLHDKGMVSDRFHVHGSMNFTFFGQRVNQEGVTVVSDPDQIARAWVEYQNRYQLP; this is encoded by the coding sequence ATGAGAAGGATCACCACCGCCGGGGCCGGCGAGACCCGGCAACTCACCGATCTGCTGCAGAACCTGTTGGTGTCTGAACTGCTGGCCCCGTCAAGTCGCCTGTGGGTACTGTCCCCGTGGATCTCCGACATTGTCGTCATAGACAATGCATCCGGACAGTTCAAGAGCGTGCTTCCCGCCTTGCCAGCCCGACCCATCCGGCTGACGGAGGTACTCATCGAACTCGCCCGTCGTGGCTCGGATGTCCGAGTGATCATGCGGGACGAGCCGCGCAACGCCGTCACAGGACAACGCCTCACTGACCTCGCCCCGGTGGGGCCACGGCCGACCCTGCTCATCCGGAACACCCTGCACGACAAGGGCATGGTGAGCGACAGATTCCACGTTCACGGTTCGATGAACTTCACCTTCTTCGGCCAGAGAGTGAACCAGGAAGGCGTCACCGTCGTATCCGACCCCGACCAGATCGCCCGCGCTTGGGTCGAATACCAGAACAGGTACCAGTTGCCATGA